A single genomic interval of Rosistilla ulvae harbors:
- a CDS encoding four-helix bundle copper-binding protein: MSAATASKQECIKNCQECQTTCADQLSSHCLVEGGGEHVQQEHVQRMLDCIAACKACIDFMSRNSEYHALYCKACAEVCKACADSCEQVTELEACVACCRKCEKSCSAMAA, translated from the coding sequence ATGAGTGCGGCAACCGCCAGCAAACAGGAATGCATCAAGAACTGCCAAGAATGCCAAACGACCTGCGCCGATCAATTGAGCAGTCACTGCCTCGTTGAGGGGGGGGGGGAACATGTGCAGCAAGAGCACGTCCAGCGGATGCTCGATTGTATCGCTGCGTGCAAAGCTTGCATCGACTTCATGAGCCGCAACAGTGAATACCACGCGTTGTACTGCAAGGCGTGTGCTGAAGTATGCAAGGCCTGCGCCGACAGCTGTGAACAGGTTACCGAGCTAGAGGCGTGCGTCGCTTGTTGCCGCAAGTGTGAAAAGAGTTGTTCCGCGATGGCTGCGTAG
- a CDS encoding DUF1559 domain-containing protein, with protein MCSNVSTLRDRRSGGFTLVELLVVIAIIGILVGLLLPAVQAAREAARRMSCQNNLKNIGLALHNYHDTYRTLPPGGFSHRHANSSSTNEYTAFGAVSHSYLVSILSFAEEGNLYDRFNTIQGWRGKPNRQVVTSVPSVYQCPSSANERSDHVSETILDASGTQVIGQMFAGHYVGNMGPIGAGYQLQCDADGSTPAPSCKSSNQVSAQGVLGAQKCVRFAAVTDGTSNTIMVGELSAMKIPAGAVAPRAWSRGCADHSCGMSKNVKFGINVLGFISGEFNSMSFSSQHPGGALMAIVDGSVKFTAETIDMELYLATASRDGGEAQTIGF; from the coding sequence ATGTGTAGCAATGTTTCCACTTTGCGGGACCGCCGATCGGGCGGTTTTACGTTGGTCGAATTGTTGGTCGTGATCGCGATCATTGGCATCCTGGTTGGCCTGCTGCTGCCAGCGGTTCAAGCGGCACGGGAAGCAGCGCGGCGCATGTCCTGTCAGAACAATTTGAAGAATATTGGGCTGGCTTTACACAACTATCACGACACCTATCGCACGCTGCCGCCTGGCGGATTCAGCCACCGTCATGCGAATAGTTCCAGTACCAATGAGTACACCGCCTTTGGTGCCGTCAGCCATAGTTATTTGGTTTCGATCCTCTCGTTTGCCGAAGAAGGGAACTTGTATGATCGATTTAACACGATCCAGGGATGGCGTGGTAAGCCGAATCGCCAAGTGGTGACATCGGTACCGAGTGTCTACCAATGTCCTAGTTCCGCCAATGAACGTTCGGATCATGTCAGCGAGACGATACTCGACGCCTCCGGAACTCAAGTCATAGGGCAGATGTTTGCCGGGCATTACGTTGGCAACATGGGACCGATCGGCGCAGGATATCAATTGCAGTGCGATGCTGACGGCAGCACGCCTGCCCCGTCTTGCAAGTCGAGCAATCAAGTCTCCGCGCAAGGGGTGCTCGGGGCGCAAAAGTGCGTTCGTTTCGCGGCGGTGACCGATGGTACCTCCAACACGATCATGGTCGGCGAGCTGTCGGCGATGAAGATACCCGCGGGGGCGGTTGCACCGAGAGCATGGTCACGTGGCTGCGCAGATCACTCGTGCGGAATGAGCAAGAACGTGAAGTTTGGCATCAATGTCTTGGGGTTCATCTCGGGTGAATTCAACAGCATGAGTTTCAGTAGCCAACATCCAGGTGGCGCTTTGATGGCGATCGTCGATGGAAGTGTCAAATTCACGGCGGAAACCATCGATATGGAACTGTATCTAGCGACTGCGAGCCGAGACGGAGGCGAAGCTCAAACGATTGGATTCTAG
- a CDS encoding DUF1501 domain-containing protein — MNLARREFFETAGIGLGSLALNAMLGDEVSASGTGSSFSQQPHFPPTVKSVIFLFMSGGPGHMDTFDPKPLLSKMDGEYVPDSIAATVPNIPRAGVGSKLMASPFGFKKYGESGIEVSELLPHTAQHVDDLCVIRSLNHRIPVHGPGENFTLTGSSLGERPSLGGWVTYGLGSEARDLPGFIVLSSNSSGPAPQRPGWGSGFLPARFQGTQIDNQRGVPYSELPDLYSVDDRRDQLDFIRSMNQQHLRRQDLNTELEARIESYELGFRMQLNAPEILDLSGETEATQRMYGIDQKASKQFGSHCLLARRLVEQGVRFIQLRNGGWDAHGALKGNHINRCRATDMPVAGLLQDLKQRDLLDQTLVVWGGEFGRTPTTEGNRTGDSRGRDHSPAGYTMWMAGGGIKGGQVIGATDELGYVPIERPLSPHDLHATMLHGLGLDQHKLIYRHNNREEIPTVLGGEVIHEAFAT, encoded by the coding sequence ATGAATCTAGCGCGACGAGAGTTCTTCGAAACTGCGGGCATCGGTCTAGGATCGCTCGCTTTGAACGCCATGTTAGGCGACGAAGTATCGGCGAGCGGTACCGGCTCATCTTTTTCGCAGCAACCTCATTTCCCACCCACTGTCAAAAGCGTGATCTTCCTGTTCATGTCGGGCGGACCGGGGCACATGGATACCTTTGATCCTAAGCCGCTGTTGTCGAAGATGGATGGTGAGTACGTTCCCGACAGCATCGCCGCGACGGTCCCAAACATTCCGCGGGCGGGTGTCGGTTCAAAATTGATGGCTTCGCCGTTTGGGTTCAAGAAGTATGGGGAATCGGGGATCGAGGTCTCCGAACTACTGCCACACACCGCCCAGCATGTCGACGATCTGTGCGTGATCCGTTCGTTGAACCACCGCATTCCCGTTCATGGTCCTGGAGAAAACTTCACCTTGACAGGATCTTCACTCGGTGAACGCCCGAGTCTAGGTGGATGGGTGACTTACGGGTTGGGCAGCGAAGCCCGCGACCTGCCCGGATTTATTGTGTTGTCATCCAATTCGTCGGGCCCCGCACCCCAGCGGCCAGGCTGGGGAAGCGGTTTCCTGCCCGCTCGGTTTCAGGGGACGCAGATCGACAACCAACGGGGCGTACCCTATTCCGAACTCCCCGACCTCTACTCCGTTGACGATCGTCGGGATCAGCTCGATTTCATCCGCAGCATGAATCAACAGCATCTTCGCCGGCAGGATCTCAACACCGAACTCGAGGCCCGGATCGAATCGTACGAATTGGGCTTTCGGATGCAGTTGAACGCACCGGAAATTCTCGACCTGTCGGGCGAAACCGAAGCAACACAGCGGATGTATGGAATCGATCAGAAAGCGAGCAAGCAGTTCGGCAGTCATTGTCTGTTGGCCCGCCGATTAGTGGAACAAGGTGTCCGCTTTATCCAGCTTCGCAACGGCGGTTGGGACGCGCACGGAGCATTAAAAGGGAACCATATCAATCGCTGCCGGGCGACCGACATGCCCGTTGCCGGTCTGCTGCAAGATCTAAAGCAACGCGATCTGTTGGATCAAACGTTGGTTGTTTGGGGCGGCGAGTTTGGGCGAACGCCGACCACCGAAGGAAACCGAACCGGTGACAGTCGCGGCCGAGATCATTCGCCCGCTGGATACACGATGTGGATGGCCGGTGGCGGAATCAAAGGCGGGCAAGTGATCGGTGCGACCGACGAATTGGGATATGTCCCGATCGAGCGCCCGCTCTCCCCACACGATCTGCACGCCACCATGCTTCACGGCCTGGGGCTGGACCAACACAAACTGATCTATCGGCACAACAATCGCGAAGAAATTCCGACCGTCCTCGGCGGCGAAGTGATTCACGAAGCATTTGCAACTTGA
- a CDS encoding PSD1 and planctomycete cytochrome C domain-containing protein, with the protein MNCIPRTLLPLIRVILFGMVAGVSNPSVAEDRLAADRFVPEHDFGKQSADDMQVGFAKPWQLSQIRPARFDDNAEPSSAEGFVPPVVISGTNQRNNPLRRELRRNYAEDDLFVGFRFLYEPSKIEQGIDPEFFVLWLDRTQGSDQAVHSVGVPNIGIHMADRGPSRGKNVFMVRFGAQQTAWSRTEMEPGKTYHVIARLAKQTPGTRNGYSQIQLWVDPQADEADQPILSLNDQDGIHQIRWVGFATGGKTERQDRIRVGDLVLSRSWQDAYTFLSESEGAESERIAASRPAVTWDQPIDFTHDIYPILRDRCFDCHSGDYPDSGYRLDVRNELLGFSTGHVFAVPGQSRKSHLVEVLTTKSDSQRMPPEEEPLSEIEVAKIRAWIDQGLKWDDELLPTPKVESDHWAFSQITRPDVPTPAAKSDADAVNSGHPIDAFIAARQKAIGVTPTAPADRRTLVRRLYLDLLGLPSTVAQADAFVNDRSADAYEKLVDKLLLSPHYGERMARYWLDLARWGESQGYQHDIPRPFAWRYRDYVINAFNQDKSYAQFLREQIAGDELQPYSDDAMIATGFLGAARISGNQLDKLQQRTDVMMDIVDNTTSALLGLTMECAQCHNHKFEPLMQRDYYALMAFFANGQLGNYQLRNTADLPAEEIRNWFTDDSYRFYLSEAKKRKVAPSDYPAHTWGFYSPLTGDKDVERLPVVNRSPLPYSPDFLSEKATHVLIRGDAHSPGLRVEPAWPAVLGETPSQLSPTPRQALADWLGSPKNPLVARVWVNRLWQSHFGRGLVETPSDFGTHGAPPTHPLLLDWLASELIDNDWSTKHIHRLIVTSATYRQSSVLVAANLELDLDNKTLWRWPQRRMEAEVIRDSILVATGEINRLVGGPSVAPERDEKALRRTIYLSQRRSQLPDVMTMFDAPDGVRSCSRREVSTVALQPLYLLNSPFVVKRAEQLARIVKAEAGDDTETQIRAVFQHTLGRAPLVEEVRLAKTLLKRSESDNDGDSTADKISPELIRLCHSMLNLNEFVYIP; encoded by the coding sequence ATGAACTGCATCCCTCGAACACTATTGCCGCTGATCCGCGTCATCCTTTTTGGGATGGTTGCTGGAGTCTCGAACCCATCGGTAGCGGAAGATCGGTTGGCTGCCGATCGCTTCGTGCCGGAACACGACTTTGGTAAGCAGTCTGCCGACGACATGCAGGTCGGTTTTGCGAAGCCCTGGCAGTTGTCGCAAATTCGTCCCGCAAGATTTGACGACAACGCGGAGCCTTCTTCGGCCGAGGGTTTCGTGCCTCCAGTCGTGATCTCAGGGACCAATCAGCGAAACAATCCACTGCGTCGCGAGCTGAGACGAAACTACGCGGAGGATGATCTGTTTGTTGGGTTTCGGTTCCTTTATGAACCGTCGAAGATCGAACAGGGAATCGATCCCGAGTTCTTTGTGCTCTGGTTGGATCGCACGCAAGGGAGTGACCAGGCGGTCCATAGCGTCGGCGTGCCGAACATTGGGATCCACATGGCGGATCGAGGGCCGAGTCGCGGGAAGAATGTGTTTATGGTGCGGTTTGGAGCACAACAAACCGCGTGGAGCCGGACGGAGATGGAGCCGGGGAAGACGTATCATGTGATCGCAAGGCTCGCCAAACAGACACCCGGCACACGCAACGGTTACAGCCAGATTCAATTGTGGGTCGACCCGCAAGCCGATGAGGCCGATCAACCGATCCTTTCGTTGAACGACCAGGATGGAATCCATCAAATTCGTTGGGTGGGGTTCGCGACCGGTGGCAAGACCGAACGCCAGGATCGAATTCGTGTCGGTGATTTGGTCTTATCCCGTTCTTGGCAGGATGCGTATACCTTTTTGAGTGAGTCAGAAGGGGCGGAATCGGAACGTATCGCTGCGTCGCGTCCTGCCGTTACGTGGGATCAGCCGATCGATTTCACACACGATATCTACCCGATCTTGCGCGATCGTTGCTTCGATTGCCACTCCGGCGACTATCCCGATTCGGGCTATCGTTTGGACGTCCGAAACGAACTGCTCGGCTTTAGTACCGGGCATGTCTTTGCAGTTCCAGGTCAGAGCCGCAAAAGTCATCTGGTGGAAGTGCTGACGACCAAATCCGACTCGCAGCGGATGCCGCCCGAGGAGGAACCGCTTTCAGAAATCGAAGTCGCGAAAATCCGAGCGTGGATCGATCAGGGGCTGAAATGGGACGACGAACTGCTTCCGACGCCAAAGGTTGAATCGGATCACTGGGCGTTTTCCCAGATCACTCGCCCAGATGTTCCCACACCCGCTGCGAAGTCCGATGCCGACGCAGTGAATTCGGGTCATCCAATCGACGCCTTTATCGCTGCCCGTCAGAAAGCGATCGGCGTCACGCCCACCGCCCCGGCGGATCGCCGGACGCTGGTTCGTCGGCTGTATTTGGACCTGTTGGGCTTGCCCTCGACGGTCGCTCAAGCCGACGCGTTTGTCAACGACAGATCCGCCGATGCGTACGAAAAGTTGGTCGACAAGCTGTTGTTGTCGCCGCACTATGGGGAACGGATGGCCCGATACTGGCTCGACCTCGCTCGTTGGGGCGAAAGCCAAGGATACCAGCACGACATCCCACGTCCGTTTGCATGGCGATACCGCGACTATGTAATCAACGCATTTAATCAAGACAAATCGTACGCCCAGTTTCTCCGCGAACAGATTGCTGGTGACGAATTGCAGCCGTATTCGGACGACGCGATGATCGCGACCGGGTTCCTGGGGGCTGCTCGCATCAGTGGCAACCAGTTGGACAAACTGCAACAACGGACCGACGTGATGATGGACATCGTCGACAACACGACTAGCGCGCTGTTGGGGCTGACGATGGAGTGTGCTCAATGCCACAACCATAAGTTCGAACCGTTGATGCAACGCGACTACTACGCGTTGATGGCGTTTTTCGCCAACGGACAACTGGGGAATTACCAACTGCGCAATACGGCGGATTTGCCAGCGGAGGAGATTCGAAACTGGTTCACCGACGATTCGTATCGCTTCTATCTATCGGAGGCCAAGAAACGCAAGGTCGCCCCCAGCGACTACCCCGCGCACACCTGGGGCTTCTATTCTCCGTTGACAGGCGACAAAGATGTCGAGCGTTTGCCCGTGGTGAATCGATCGCCATTGCCCTATTCGCCCGACTTCCTTTCCGAGAAGGCGACACATGTGTTGATTCGTGGCGATGCCCACAGTCCCGGCTTGCGTGTCGAACCTGCTTGGCCGGCAGTGCTTGGCGAGACGCCGTCGCAGCTATCTCCAACGCCTCGCCAAGCCCTAGCGGATTGGCTGGGGAGTCCCAAGAATCCACTGGTTGCTCGCGTTTGGGTAAATCGTTTGTGGCAATCGCATTTTGGCCGCGGCCTCGTTGAGACGCCTAGCGATTTCGGCACCCACGGCGCGCCCCCGACGCACCCGTTGCTGTTGGATTGGTTGGCATCGGAGTTGATCGACAACGATTGGAGTACCAAACACATCCATCGCCTGATCGTAACTTCAGCAACGTATCGACAGTCGAGCGTTTTGGTAGCGGCAAATCTCGAACTCGATTTGGATAACAAGACCTTGTGGCGTTGGCCGCAACGGCGGATGGAAGCGGAGGTGATTCGCGATTCAATCTTGGTCGCTACCGGCGAAATCAATCGGTTGGTTGGCGGCCCGAGCGTCGCACCGGAGCGTGATGAAAAGGCATTGCGGCGAACGATCTATCTGTCGCAGCGGCGCAGCCAATTGCCCGACGTGATGACGATGTTCGACGCCCCCGATGGTGTTCGCAGTTGTTCGCGGCGCGAGGTGTCGACCGTCGCGTTGCAACCGCTGTATCTGTTGAACAGTCCATTTGTCGTTAAACGTGCCGAACAGTTAGCGCGGATCGTGAAAGCGGAGGCGGGAGACGACACCGAAACGCAAATCCGCGCGGTCTTCCAACATACGCTCGGCCGAGCTCCTTTGGTCGAAGAAGTTCGCCTTGCCAAGACGTTGTTGAAGCGAAGCGAGTCGGACAACGATGGGGATTCTACGGCCGACAAGATCTCTCCGGAACTGATTCGTCTATGCCATTCCATGTTGAACCTAAACGAATTCGTTTACATCCCCTAA